Proteins from a single region of Nakamurella deserti:
- the nusA gene encoding transcription termination factor NusA, translating to MNVDIAALRAVEREKNISFESLIETLETALLTAYRHTDHHAPRARVEVNRKTGQIRVLAREPRGDGEDGPEWDDTPEDFGRIAATTARQVILQRLRDVENERTFGDFAGREHDLITGVVSADSRVNAKGVVVVSLGDIEGVIPAAEQAPGESYVHGQRLKCFVVSVVRGMRGPQITLSRTHPGLVRKLFALEVPEIADGTVEITDIAREAGHRSKIAVRATVPGVNPKGACIGPMGQRVRAVMSELNGEKIDIIDHDPDPATFVGNALSPARALSVTVVDLAARAARVVVPDYQLSLAIGKEGQNARLAARLTGWRIDIRSDAEPAADGAPAGAPGR from the coding sequence GTGAACGTCGACATCGCCGCACTGAGGGCGGTCGAACGGGAGAAGAACATCAGTTTCGAGTCCCTCATCGAGACCCTCGAGACCGCCCTGCTCACCGCGTACCGGCACACCGACCACCATGCTCCGCGCGCCCGCGTCGAGGTCAACCGCAAGACCGGCCAGATCCGCGTGCTCGCCCGCGAGCCGCGCGGCGACGGTGAGGACGGTCCCGAGTGGGACGACACGCCCGAGGACTTCGGCCGGATCGCCGCCACCACCGCCCGGCAGGTCATCCTGCAGCGGCTGCGCGACGTCGAGAACGAGCGCACCTTCGGCGATTTCGCCGGTCGCGAGCACGACCTCATCACCGGTGTCGTCAGCGCCGACAGCCGGGTCAACGCCAAGGGCGTCGTCGTGGTCAGCCTGGGCGACATCGAGGGGGTCATCCCGGCGGCCGAGCAGGCGCCGGGGGAGAGCTACGTGCACGGCCAGCGGCTCAAGTGCTTCGTCGTGTCGGTCGTGCGCGGCATGCGCGGGCCGCAGATCACGCTGTCGCGTACCCACCCCGGCCTCGTCCGCAAGCTGTTCGCCCTGGAGGTCCCCGAGATCGCCGACGGCACCGTCGAGATCACCGACATCGCCCGCGAGGCGGGCCACCGGTCCAAGATCGCCGTGCGGGCCACCGTCCCCGGCGTCAACCCCAAGGGCGCCTGCATCGGCCCGATGGGCCAGCGGGTCCGCGCGGTGATGAGCGAGCTGAACGGCGAGAAGATCGACATCATCGACCACGACCCGGACCCGGCGACGTTCGTCGGGAATGCGCTGTCGCCCGCACGCGCTCTCTCTGTCACGGTGGTCGACCTGGCCGCCCGCGCCGCCCGGGTGGTGGTGCCGGACTACCAGCTGTCACTCGCCATCGGCAAGGAGGGCCAGAACGCGCGGCTCGCCGCCCGGCTCACCGGATGGCGGATCGACATCCGGTCCGACGCCGAGCCCGCCGCGGACGGTGCCCCGGCCGGGGCACCGGGCAGGTAG
- a CDS encoding penicillin-binding transpeptidase domain-containing protein → MLRRHRPTRTGLALLAVLALLVGCTSSTPRAADPTTEVAAFAAAWQGGDLVTAAGLTDDAPAATQLLKQSELNLSPSEFAVTPGAVTRTSDTTATATAAVSWTLGDAGQWAYDVDWTWTLGESGWRLDWSPTDVHPQLGPQQGLTVRITKAIDGTIVDRDDNQLVNPVPVFSILALKDSITDVPGTAATLATVLAPFDATLTAADIEAGIVASEPTTGYTVLNLRQADFDTVAAQLAALPGIATPSEVRNLPPTRDFAKSLLGQVTPVATEMMTGTSGWRIATIDTTGAEIVTLAEQPAVQGQKVTLTLDSDLQQAADRAVGAITLPAVVVAMQPSTGEVLTVAQNAAADAQGTIALSGRYPPGSIFKIVTATAGIDDAGLTPVTKVPCPGVTTIDSRPIRNAHDFDLGTVDLTLAFAKSCNTTFAEVASALPADALHATAKEYGVGLDFDMKGAITLTGQSPVAESVVEQAENGFGQGRDLVSPFGAALMAATVAHGSMPIPTLIRGTTTTVDEPAPPRSAAASAALPVLMAAVTAEGTGSQLQGFGDIRLKTGTAEYSDETGALKAHAWTVGYLGDMAFAAFIAGGDDSVRTNELATSFLTNAGLG, encoded by the coding sequence ATGCTGCGACGCCACCGCCCGACCCGGACCGGACTGGCACTGCTGGCCGTGCTGGCCCTGCTCGTCGGCTGCACGTCCTCGACGCCCAGAGCCGCCGACCCCACCACGGAGGTGGCCGCGTTCGCGGCGGCCTGGCAGGGCGGCGACCTCGTGACCGCCGCCGGCCTCACCGACGACGCCCCGGCGGCCACCCAGCTGCTCAAGCAGAGCGAGCTGAACCTCAGCCCGTCCGAGTTCGCCGTGACGCCCGGCGCCGTCACCCGCACCTCCGACACCACGGCCACCGCGACCGCTGCGGTGAGCTGGACGCTCGGCGACGCCGGGCAGTGGGCCTACGACGTCGACTGGACGTGGACGCTGGGGGAGAGCGGGTGGCGGCTGGACTGGTCGCCGACCGACGTGCACCCGCAACTCGGCCCGCAGCAGGGCCTCACCGTGCGCATCACCAAGGCCATCGACGGCACCATCGTCGACCGCGACGACAACCAGCTGGTCAACCCGGTGCCAGTCTTCAGCATCCTGGCCCTGAAGGACTCGATCACCGACGTCCCGGGGACGGCGGCGACGCTGGCGACCGTGCTGGCGCCGTTCGACGCCACACTCACCGCCGCCGACATCGAGGCCGGCATCGTCGCCTCGGAGCCCACCACCGGCTACACCGTGCTCAACCTGCGCCAGGCCGACTTCGACACCGTGGCCGCCCAGCTCGCCGCCCTGCCCGGCATCGCCACCCCGTCGGAGGTCCGCAACCTGCCGCCCACCCGCGACTTCGCGAAATCCCTGCTGGGACAGGTGACGCCGGTCGCGACCGAGATGATGACCGGGACCTCCGGCTGGCGGATCGCCACCATCGACACCACCGGCGCGGAGATCGTCACCCTCGCCGAGCAGCCCGCCGTTCAGGGCCAGAAGGTGACGCTGACGTTGGACTCGGACCTGCAGCAGGCCGCGGACCGCGCGGTCGGCGCGATCACCCTGCCGGCCGTCGTCGTGGCCATGCAACCCTCCACCGGCGAGGTCCTCACCGTCGCCCAGAACGCCGCCGCCGACGCCCAGGGCACGATCGCGCTGTCGGGCCGCTACCCGCCGGGGTCGATCTTCAAGATCGTCACGGCCACCGCCGGCATCGACGACGCCGGTCTGACCCCGGTGACCAAGGTGCCGTGCCCGGGAGTCACCACCATCGACTCCCGCCCCATCCGCAACGCCCACGACTTCGACCTCGGCACCGTCGACCTCACCCTCGCCTTCGCCAAGTCGTGCAACACGACGTTCGCCGAGGTGGCCAGCGCGCTGCCGGCCGACGCACTGCACGCCACGGCCAAGGAGTACGGCGTCGGCCTGGACTTCGACATGAAGGGCGCGATCACCCTGACCGGCCAGTCACCCGTCGCCGAATCCGTCGTCGAGCAGGCGGAGAACGGTTTCGGCCAGGGGCGCGACCTCGTCAGCCCGTTCGGGGCGGCGCTGATGGCCGCGACCGTCGCCCACGGTTCGATGCCGATCCCGACGCTGATCCGCGGCACCACCACCACCGTCGACGAGCCCGCGCCACCCCGCTCGGCGGCGGCGAGTGCGGCGCTCCCGGTGCTCATGGCCGCGGTCACCGCCGAGGGCACCGGGTCGCAGCTGCAGGGATTCGGGGACATCCGGCTGAAGACCGGCACGGCGGAGTACTCCGACGAGACCGGGGCCCTCAAGGCGCACGCCTGGACCGTCGGCTACCTGGGCGACATGGCGTTCGCCGCCTTCATCGCCGGCGGTGACGACTCGGTACGCACCAATGAGCTCGCCACGTCGTTCCTGACCAACGCCGGGCTGGGCTGA
- a CDS encoding iron chaperone, with protein sequence MTAKTVDEYVAAAGSDEVRELLTRVRERLRSTVPDAGETISYQMPTVTMDGTALLYYAAWKKHLGVYPVPFGDAAYEELVAPYRAAKDSVHFPYRTPFPWDVLDRIVTLAVRRRLSG encoded by the coding sequence GTGACCGCGAAGACCGTCGACGAGTACGTCGCCGCCGCCGGCTCCGACGAGGTCCGGGAACTGCTGACCCGGGTGCGGGAACGGCTGCGCTCGACGGTGCCCGACGCCGGCGAGACCATCAGCTACCAGATGCCGACCGTGACGATGGACGGCACCGCCCTGCTCTACTACGCGGCCTGGAAGAAGCACCTCGGCGTCTACCCGGTGCCGTTCGGCGACGCCGCCTACGAGGAACTGGTCGCGCCGTACCGCGCGGCCAAGGACTCGGTTCACTTTCCCTACCGAACGCCGTTCCCGTGGGACGTCCTCGACCGCATCGTGACGCTGGCGGTGAGACGCCGGCTTAGCGGCTGA
- the rimP gene encoding ribosome maturation factor RimP, which produces MKPADEDALRELARSVVGRVEGLDLEDVVVVAAGRRSLVRVIVDGDHGVTLDAAAEISRTLAAELDAAEEAGTALLGAEPYTLEVTSPGIGRPLTEERHFRRARARLLTVTMMDGTKIEGRARRVVEGTLELLTGTDATVTAVPLGDIRRAKVEVEFGKMPPAHVALLDADGFVDPARAFDEVPADAFTDDELEGDTDDLDTDDEGDDFEDDDTDDLDDDPADTDDTDDLDEDDTATTVDPTPTPGSTRSTSTTEEGQQ; this is translated from the coding sequence ATGAAGCCAGCTGACGAGGACGCTCTGCGTGAACTGGCACGGTCGGTCGTCGGGCGCGTCGAGGGCCTGGACCTCGAGGACGTAGTCGTCGTGGCCGCCGGCCGGCGCTCACTGGTCCGGGTGATCGTGGACGGCGACCACGGGGTCACCCTGGACGCCGCCGCCGAGATCAGCCGCACGCTCGCCGCCGAGCTCGACGCCGCCGAGGAGGCGGGAACCGCCCTGCTGGGTGCCGAGCCCTACACGCTCGAGGTCACCAGTCCCGGCATTGGCCGCCCGCTCACCGAGGAACGGCACTTCCGCCGGGCCCGGGCGCGGTTGCTGACCGTCACCATGATGGACGGGACCAAGATCGAGGGACGGGCCCGCCGTGTGGTCGAGGGCACGCTCGAGTTGCTGACCGGCACCGACGCCACCGTCACGGCCGTCCCGCTGGGCGACATCCGGCGGGCCAAGGTCGAGGTCGAGTTCGGCAAGATGCCGCCCGCCCACGTCGCGCTGCTCGACGCCGACGGGTTCGTCGACCCCGCCCGCGCGTTCGACGAGGTGCCGGCCGACGCCTTCACCGACGACGAGCTCGAGGGCGACACCGACGACCTCGACACCGATGACGAGGGCGACGATTTCGAGGACGACGACACCGACGACCTCGACGACGACCCGGCCGACACCGACGACACCGACGACCTCGACGAGGACGACACCGCCACCACGGTCGACCCGACCCCCACACCCGGCAGCACCCGCAGCACGAGCACCACGGAAGAAGGACAGCAGTGA
- a CDS encoding YaaA family protein has protein sequence MLILLPPSETKRTGGHGAPLDLAALAFPGLTPLRETLVDELVTLAADLPAARAALGVKPSLDTEIAANAALRTAPTLPALDRYTGVLYDHLGVATMTTVQRGRADARLVIGSALFGATRATDPLPAYRLSANAKLPGRGGLAARWKPLLAPALSTGELTLDLRSGAYAALGPVAGAVTVDVVTERPDGSRSVVSHFSKATKGVLARVLCQSRAELDSVGAVVRAARRGGLTVEHTGPTVLTVVTG, from the coding sequence GTGCTCATCCTGCTGCCCCCGTCCGAGACGAAGCGGACCGGCGGCCACGGTGCACCGCTGGACCTCGCCGCGCTGGCCTTTCCCGGGCTCACCCCGCTGCGAGAGACGCTCGTCGACGAACTCGTCACGCTCGCCGCCGACCTGCCCGCCGCCCGTGCCGCGCTCGGTGTGAAGCCCTCGCTCGACACCGAGATCGCGGCCAACGCCGCTCTGCGCACCGCGCCGACGCTGCCCGCCCTGGACCGGTACACGGGGGTGCTGTACGACCATCTCGGGGTCGCGACGATGACGACGGTGCAACGCGGGCGCGCGGACGCCCGGTTGGTGATCGGCTCCGCGCTGTTCGGCGCGACCCGGGCGACCGACCCGCTGCCCGCCTACCGGTTGTCGGCCAACGCGAAGCTGCCGGGTCGGGGCGGACTCGCCGCGCGCTGGAAACCGCTGCTCGCGCCGGCTCTGAGCACCGGCGAGCTGACGCTGGACCTGCGATCGGGTGCCTACGCCGCGCTGGGGCCCGTCGCCGGAGCGGTCACCGTGGATGTCGTCACCGAACGTCCAGACGGCAGCCGGAGCGTGGTGTCGCATTTCAGCAAGGCCACCAAGGGCGTTCTGGCCCGGGTGCTGTGTCAGTCGCGGGCGGAGCTCGATTCGGTGGGCGCCGTGGTGCGCGCCGCCCGCCGGGGCGGGCTGACCGTCGAGCACACCGGGCCGACCGTCCTGACGGTCGTCACCGGGTAA
- a CDS encoding YlxR family protein codes for MGCRARTTAADLLRVVVSGGAIVPDPRHRLPGRGAYLHLDAQCLRNAIRRKAWMRALRLAAPLPDDAVAAHLAEVVGEPVGEQ; via the coding sequence GTGGGGTGCCGTGCCCGTACGACGGCTGCTGACCTGCTGCGTGTCGTGGTCTCCGGGGGCGCCATCGTCCCCGATCCGCGGCACCGGCTCCCCGGTCGAGGGGCGTACCTGCACCTCGACGCGCAGTGTCTGCGGAACGCGATTCGCCGGAAGGCGTGGATGCGGGCCCTCCGGCTCGCCGCCCCGCTGCCCGACGACGCGGTCGCCGCCCACCTCGCCGAGGTGGTCGGGGAACCGGTAGGTGAGCAGTAG
- a CDS encoding fructosamine kinase family protein gives MSFRKQRDDAPAGFFEAEAAGLRWLAAAPDGATVVDVLDVGPGFIELPRVRDGAAGATAARAFGAALSRTHDAGAAAWGAPPDGWTGPTFIGRQEMSCRPAASFGAFYAGQRVLPYLRKAVDRGHVDAADARAVERVCDRLVAGDFDDGESPARIHGDLWSGNVLWTAAGVCLIDPAAHGGHRETDLAMLALFGAPRLRDILDGYSDTHPPADGWRDRVPLHQLHPLAVHAASHGRGYAQPLADAARAVLAL, from the coding sequence ATGAGCTTCCGAAAGCAGCGCGACGATGCCCCCGCCGGGTTCTTCGAGGCCGAGGCGGCCGGTCTGCGGTGGCTGGCCGCGGCCCCCGACGGGGCGACGGTCGTCGACGTGCTCGACGTGGGACCGGGCTTCATCGAGCTGCCGCGGGTGCGCGACGGCGCGGCCGGCGCCACCGCCGCCCGCGCCTTCGGGGCGGCGCTGTCCCGCACCCATGACGCCGGGGCGGCCGCCTGGGGCGCCCCGCCGGACGGCTGGACCGGCCCGACCTTCATCGGACGACAGGAGATGAGCTGCCGCCCCGCCGCGTCGTTCGGTGCCTTCTATGCCGGTCAACGGGTCCTGCCCTACCTGCGGAAAGCGGTCGATCGCGGGCACGTGGACGCGGCCGACGCCCGAGCGGTCGAGCGGGTCTGCGACCGGCTGGTGGCCGGCGACTTCGACGACGGTGAGTCGCCGGCACGCATCCACGGCGACCTGTGGAGCGGCAACGTGCTGTGGACCGCCGCGGGGGTGTGCCTCATCGATCCGGCCGCGCACGGCGGTCATCGTGAGACCGACCTGGCGATGTTGGCCCTGTTCGGTGCGCCGCGGCTCCGCGACATCCTCGACGGCTACTCCGACACCCACCCGCCGGCGGACGGCTGGCGCGACCGGGTGCCGCTGCACCAGCTGCACCCGCTCGCGGTGCACGCCGCCAGCCACGGACGCGGATACGCCCAGCCGCTGGCGGACGCCGCGCGGGCGGTGCTGGCGCTGTAG
- the map gene encoding type I methionyl aminopeptidase, which produces MLRTAVKPGRPTPNRTVPASIPHPEYVGKARPTPGDGQHVQTAETIEKMRIASRIAAGALQEAGRAVRPGVTTDELDRICHEYVLDHHAYPSTLGYRGYPKSCCTSLNEVICHGIPDSTVVQDGDIVNIDVTAFIHGVHGDTNATFLSGDVAEENRLLVERTEECLNRAIKAVRPGRQLNVIGRVIENYAARFGYGVVRDYTGHGINETFHSGLVILHYEDTSVTTVLEEGMTFTIEPMITLGGIAWDLWDDNWTVVTRDGSWTAQFEHTLVVTATGAEVLTLAP; this is translated from the coding sequence ATGCTCCGCACCGCCGTCAAGCCCGGCCGACCGACCCCGAACCGCACCGTCCCCGCCTCGATCCCGCATCCCGAGTACGTCGGCAAGGCCCGCCCGACGCCGGGCGACGGCCAGCACGTCCAGACCGCGGAGACCATCGAGAAGATGCGGATCGCGTCGCGCATCGCCGCCGGGGCACTGCAGGAGGCCGGGCGCGCGGTGCGCCCCGGGGTGACCACCGACGAGCTCGACCGGATCTGCCACGAGTACGTGCTCGACCACCACGCCTACCCGTCCACCCTGGGCTACCGGGGTTACCCGAAGTCCTGCTGCACCTCGCTGAACGAGGTCATCTGCCACGGCATCCCGGACAGCACCGTGGTGCAGGACGGCGACATCGTCAACATCGACGTCACCGCCTTCATCCACGGCGTGCACGGGGACACCAACGCCACGTTCCTGTCCGGTGACGTCGCCGAGGAGAACCGGCTGCTGGTCGAACGCACCGAGGAGTGCCTGAACCGGGCGATCAAGGCGGTCCGGCCCGGACGGCAGCTCAACGTCATCGGCCGGGTCATCGAGAACTACGCGGCCCGGTTCGGCTACGGCGTGGTGCGCGACTACACCGGCCACGGCATCAACGAGACGTTCCATTCGGGGCTGGTCATCCTGCACTACGAGGACACCTCGGTGACCACGGTGCTGGAGGAGGGGATGACGTTCACCATCGAGCCCATGATCACCCTCGGCGGCATCGCCTGGGACCTGTGGGACGACAACTGGACCGTCGTCACGCGCGACGGCTCGTGGACGGCGCAGTTCGAACACACGCTGGTCGTCACCGCCACCGGCGCGGAGGTGCTGACGCTGGCGCCCTGA
- a CDS encoding ferritin-like domain-containing protein, whose product MTAPSTPSGTTGAPAPSGEASVSVVPGSGGAVVTTQVDIGEVEPAAVAAIQIGLGTAHAAVWAYGLISAWDGDDVDLIRQNRLANEQIRDSTTDLLSSVGAEPVATEVAYRVPVVVNDRVTALQVAVAIEKDATNAWRAVIGSTGNYQLRRFALTALSDAAVRLTGWRVLAGAAPTTVPFPGDEPS is encoded by the coding sequence ATGACCGCGCCCAGCACCCCGTCCGGAACCACGGGCGCGCCCGCCCCGAGCGGCGAGGCGTCGGTCTCGGTCGTTCCCGGCAGCGGCGGCGCGGTCGTCACCACCCAGGTGGACATCGGTGAGGTGGAGCCGGCGGCGGTCGCCGCGATCCAGATCGGGCTCGGCACCGCGCACGCCGCCGTCTGGGCGTACGGGCTGATCAGCGCCTGGGACGGGGACGACGTCGACCTGATCCGGCAGAACCGCCTGGCCAACGAGCAGATCCGGGACTCGACGACCGACCTGCTCAGCTCCGTCGGTGCCGAGCCGGTCGCCACCGAGGTCGCGTACCGGGTGCCGGTGGTCGTCAACGACCGGGTCACCGCGCTGCAGGTGGCGGTCGCCATCGAGAAGGACGCCACCAACGCCTGGCGCGCCGTCATCGGATCGACCGGCAACTACCAGCTGCGGCGCTTCGCGCTGACCGCACTGTCCGATGCCGCCGTCCGGCTCACCGGCTGGCGGGTGCTGGCCGGGGCTGCGCCCACCACCGTGCCGTTCCCGGGCGACGAACCGTCCTGA
- a CDS encoding proline--tRNA ligase, whose product MITRMSTLFLRTLREDPADAEVPSHRLLVRAGYVRRAAPGIYTWLPLGLKVLRNVEKIVREEMDAAGSQEVSFPALLPREPYEASGRWTEYGDNVFRLKDRKGADYLLGPTHEEMFTLLVKDLYSSYKSLPLSIYQIQTKYRDEARPRAGILRGREFVMKDAYSFDIDDAGLESAYQKMREAYRRVFDRLGFSYVIVSAMSGAMGGSASEEFLAISPVGEDTFVRSESGDYAANVEAVTMPSPPAIPFDDLPPAHVEDTPDTPTIQTLVDHLNAAFPRDDRPWTAADTLKNVLVLLRHPDGATEPLAVGVPGDREVDPKRLEAQVSPAEVEAFDEAQFARYPSLAKGYIGPGALGSGNASKIRYLVDPAVVSGTSWVTGADQPGRHVLGLVAGRDFTPDGVIHAAEIRDGDPSPGPAGGVLQTARGIEMGHIFQLGRKYADALDLKVLDQNGKLVTVTMGSYGIGVSRAVAAIAEDNHDDKGLAWPREIAPYDVHLVIAGKGAELFDAAGAVADELSAAGVSVLLDDRAASPGVKFADAELLGMPTIVVIGRSWATGTAEVRDRASGAKSEVAATDLVATVLAAVRG is encoded by the coding sequence GTGATCACCCGCATGTCGACCCTGTTCCTGCGCACCCTGCGCGAGGACCCGGCGGATGCGGAGGTGCCGAGCCATCGGCTGTTGGTCCGGGCCGGCTACGTCCGGCGCGCCGCCCCCGGGATCTACACCTGGTTGCCACTGGGCCTGAAGGTGCTGCGCAACGTCGAGAAGATCGTCCGCGAGGAGATGGACGCCGCCGGTTCGCAGGAGGTCAGCTTCCCCGCGCTGCTGCCCCGCGAGCCCTACGAGGCGTCGGGTCGCTGGACCGAGTACGGCGACAACGTGTTCCGCCTCAAGGACCGCAAGGGGGCGGACTACCTCCTCGGGCCCACGCACGAGGAGATGTTCACGCTGCTGGTGAAGGACCTGTACTCGTCCTACAAGTCTCTGCCGCTGTCGATCTACCAGATCCAGACGAAGTACCGCGACGAGGCCCGGCCCCGCGCCGGCATCCTGCGCGGCCGCGAGTTCGTGATGAAGGACGCCTACTCCTTCGACATCGACGACGCCGGGCTGGAGAGCGCCTACCAGAAGATGCGGGAGGCCTACCGTCGTGTGTTCGACCGGCTCGGGTTCTCCTACGTCATCGTCTCGGCGATGAGCGGTGCCATGGGCGGCTCGGCGTCTGAGGAGTTCCTGGCCATCTCGCCGGTCGGTGAGGACACCTTCGTCCGCAGTGAGAGCGGTGACTACGCGGCCAATGTCGAGGCCGTGACGATGCCCTCGCCGCCGGCGATCCCGTTCGACGACCTGCCGCCCGCGCACGTCGAGGACACTCCCGACACCCCCACCATCCAGACCCTCGTCGACCACCTCAATGCGGCGTTCCCCCGGGACGACCGGCCGTGGACCGCGGCCGACACGCTGAAGAACGTGCTGGTGCTGCTGCGCCACCCGGACGGCGCGACCGAGCCGCTGGCCGTCGGTGTTCCCGGCGACCGCGAGGTGGACCCGAAGCGGCTGGAGGCCCAGGTGTCCCCGGCCGAGGTCGAGGCGTTCGACGAGGCGCAGTTCGCCAGGTACCCGTCGCTGGCCAAGGGCTACATCGGGCCGGGTGCGCTCGGTTCCGGGAACGCTTCCAAGATCAGGTATCTCGTGGATCCGGCGGTCGTGTCGGGGACCAGCTGGGTGACCGGCGCCGACCAGCCGGGCAGGCACGTCCTCGGCCTCGTCGCCGGCCGTGACTTCACCCCTGACGGCGTCATCCACGCCGCCGAGATCCGGGACGGCGACCCGAGTCCGGGGCCCGCCGGTGGGGTGCTGCAGACCGCCCGTGGCATCGAGATGGGCCACATCTTCCAGCTGGGCCGCAAGTACGCCGACGCTCTCGATCTCAAGGTGCTGGACCAGAACGGCAAGCTCGTCACCGTCACCATGGGCTCGTACGGCATCGGGGTGTCCCGTGCGGTGGCCGCCATCGCCGAGGACAACCACGACGACAAGGGTCTCGCCTGGCCCCGCGAGATAGCCCCCTACGACGTGCATCTCGTCATCGCCGGCAAGGGGGCCGAGCTGTTCGACGCGGCCGGTGCGGTCGCGGACGAGCTGTCCGCTGCGGGCGTCTCCGTGCTGCTGGACGACCGGGCGGCTTCGCCGGGCGTGAAGTTCGCCGACGCGGAACTGCTCGGGATGCCGACGATCGTGGTCATCGGACGCTCCTGGGCGACCGGCACCGCCGAGGTCCGGGACCGGGCGTCGGGGGCGAAGTCCGAGGTCGCCGCGACCGACCTGGTGGCGACGGTGCTGGCGGCCGTCCGGGGTTGA
- a CDS encoding mycothione reductase → MRHFDLAIIGTGSANSIPGPDFDDWSIAILEKGLFGGTCTNVGCIPTKMFVWPAELATGTVEASRFGVDASLDKVHWPAIRDRIFGRIDAIEAGGREYRSGPRTPNQTVYTGTARFLDAHTIDTGTGETITADRIVIGAGGRPLIPDIPGLDDATVKARVHTSDTVMRIDDLPGRLLIIGGGYIASEFAHVFASFGTTVIQAVRGDRLLAKHDRDVSEVFTTDAGQRYDLRLNSQIAGLDATADGITATLDGPDGESTLDVDLVLIATGRTPNSDLLDAEAAGLELHKDGRIKVDAQQRTNVDGIWALGDISSHYALKHVANAEARTVAHNLRHPDALVATDHRFVPAAVFGHPQVASVGLTEDEAVRHGVRHVVKTQQYGDIAAGWAREDTTHFAKLIADPASGRLLGAHIIGPEAATVIQPLIQAMSFGQSVRGLARGQYWIHPALPELIENALLGLELDPEPADDRE, encoded by the coding sequence GTGCGCCACTTCGACCTCGCCATCATCGGAACCGGATCCGCCAACTCGATCCCCGGACCTGACTTCGACGACTGGTCCATCGCCATCCTCGAGAAGGGCCTCTTCGGGGGCACCTGCACCAACGTGGGGTGCATTCCCACCAAGATGTTCGTCTGGCCGGCGGAACTGGCCACCGGCACCGTGGAGGCGTCCCGGTTCGGCGTCGACGCCAGCCTGGACAAGGTGCACTGGCCGGCCATCCGGGACCGCATCTTCGGGCGGATCGACGCCATCGAGGCGGGCGGACGCGAGTACCGCAGCGGTCCCCGGACACCCAACCAGACGGTCTACACCGGCACCGCCCGGTTCCTCGACGCCCACACCATCGACACCGGGACCGGCGAGACCATCACCGCCGACCGGATCGTCATCGGTGCCGGCGGCAGGCCGCTCATCCCGGACATCCCGGGTCTGGACGACGCGACCGTGAAGGCGCGCGTCCACACCAGCGACACCGTGATGCGCATCGACGACCTGCCGGGTCGGCTGCTCATCATCGGCGGCGGCTACATCGCGTCGGAGTTCGCGCACGTCTTCGCCTCGTTCGGGACCACGGTGATCCAGGCGGTCCGGGGGGACCGGCTGCTCGCCAAGCACGACCGCGACGTGTCCGAGGTGTTCACCACCGACGCCGGACAGCGCTACGACCTGCGCCTGAACTCCCAGATCGCCGGGCTCGACGCGACCGCGGACGGCATCACCGCGACCCTGGACGGACCCGACGGCGAGTCCACCCTCGACGTCGACCTGGTGCTGATCGCCACCGGCCGCACGCCCAACTCCGATCTGCTCGACGCCGAGGCGGCCGGGTTGGAGCTGCACAAGGACGGCCGGATCAAGGTCGACGCGCAGCAGCGCACCAACGTGGACGGCATCTGGGCGCTGGGCGACATCAGCTCGCACTACGCGCTCAAGCACGTCGCCAACGCGGAGGCACGGACGGTCGCACACAATCTCCGGCATCCGGACGCGCTCGTCGCGACCGATCACCGTTTCGTGCCGGCCGCGGTGTTCGGTCACCCGCAGGTGGCCAGCGTCGGCCTCACCGAGGACGAGGCGGTCAGACACGGGGTGCGCCACGTCGTGAAGACGCAGCAGTACGGCGACATCGCCGCCGGCTGGGCCCGTGAGGACACCACGCACTTCGCGAAGCTGATCGCCGATCCGGCGTCCGGCCGGTTGCTCGGCGCGCACATCATCGGCCCGGAGGCCGCGACGGTGATCCAGCCGCTCATCCAGGCGATGTCGTTCGGCCAGTCGGTCCGCGGGCTGGCCCGTGGTCAGTACTGGATCCACCCCGCGCTCCCCGAGCTCATCGAGAACGCGCTGCTCGGACTGGAACTCGACCCCGAACCCGCCGACGACAGGGAGTGA